Proteins from a genomic interval of Hippocampus zosterae strain Florida chromosome 14, ASM2543408v3, whole genome shotgun sequence:
- the six6a gene encoding homeobox protein SIX6a — MFQLPILNFSPQQVAGVCETLEESGDVGRLGRFLWSLPVAPAACEVLNKNESVLRARAVVAFHTGNFRELYHILENNKFTKESHTKLQALWLEAHYQEAEKLRGRPLGPVDKYRVRKKFPLPRTIWDGEQKTHCFKERTRHLLREWYLQDPYPNPSKKRELAQATGLTPTQVGNWFKNRRQRDRAAAAKNRLQQQVLSGGSVRSLADEDGTVDRLGNASSPEASLSSKAAASAISITSSDSECDI, encoded by the exons ATGTTTCAGCTGCCCATCTTGAATTTCAGCCCCCAGCAGGTCGCCGGGGTGTGCGAGACTCTGGAGGAGAGCGGCGACGTGGGCCGCCTCGGCCGCTTCCTTTGGTCGCTGCCCGTCGCCCCGGCGGCCTGCGAGGTGCTCAACAAGAACGAGTCGGTGCTGCGGGCCCGGGCCGTGGTCGCCTTCCACACGGGCAATTTCCGCGAACTCTACCACATCCTGGAGAACAACAAGTTCACCAAGGAGTCGCACACCAAACTGCAGGCGCTGTGGCTGGAGGCGCACTACCAGGAAGCCGAGAAGCTGCGGGGACGCCCGCTGGGGCCGGTGGACAAATACAGGGTGCGGAAGAAGTTCCCGCTGCCCAGAACCATTTGGGATGGCGAGCAGAAAACCCACTGCTTCAAGGAGAGGACCAGGCACTTGTTAAGAGAATGGTACTTGCAGGACCCCTACCCGAATCCCAGCAAAAAACGGGAGCTTGCGCAGGCTACCGGACTTACACCCACACAAGTAGGAAACTGGTTCAAAAACCGAAGACAAAGAGACAGAGCCGCGGCTGCCAAAAACAG GCTTCAGCAGCAGGTCCTATCCGGGGGCTCTGTTCGCTCCCTGGCCGACGAGGACGGCACCGTGGACCGTCTGGGTAACGCGTCCAGTCCGGAGGCGAGCCTGTCCAGCAAAGCGGCGGCCTCGGCCATCTCCATCACCTCCAGCGACAGCGAATGTGACATCTGA